GTCACGATGAGCACCTGGTCGTCGCCGCCGGGCGCCGCCGTCTGTGCGATGCCGTCGGCGCCGGCGACGACGCAGGGCGCGTTGGCCGGCGGCACGCCGAGCGCGATGCCGCCAACGTAGACGTCGTCGCCGAGCGGGATGGTCTCCGGAATGCCGTTCGCGCCCGTGTCGATGATGACGGCGTTGTTCCGGCACACGCCGCCGACGGCGATCAGCTGGACGTCGTCGCCCTGCGCCGCCGTCTCGACGTCGCGGTTCGGGCCGCAGCGCAGCTCCGGCCGATTCATCGCGCCGCCGCCCACGGTGCCCGCCTGCAGATCGCCCCGCACTGCGGCCGTCTCGCAGATGCCGTTCGCGCCGGTGTCGACGACGACCGCGTTCTGGAGACCGGTACCCGGGGCGATGCGCTGCACGTCCGCGCGCGCGACGCCGATCCCGACCGCCACCCCCAGGGCAAGGAGACGAATCACCATGCCACCCTCCTCCGGGGCCACAATGCGCGCCCGGGCGGAGACTCTCAAGTCGCCGCGGTGCAATGGACGGCGACGCGGACGCCGCGCGCGGACATGAGACCGCGCAGATCGCCGGCCAACAGGCGCGCGGCGTCGTCGTTCGCTTTGAGAGCCGCGTCCAGGTGCGCGAGGCCGAGACCGCGTGCCACGTCGTAGGCGTGCTCGGGCGGGCACAGATCGGCCATGGGTGGGGTCGCCTTCGCGACCGCCTCGAAGCCGCCCGGCGGCGGCAGCAGGCGGAACATCTCGTGCACCTGCTCGGCATTGTCGCAGAAGTGCATGTGGTCGGCGTTCTCGAGCACGACCATGCGCTTCCCCGCCGAGGGCGTGCGGTCGAACAGCTCCCGCATGCCGGCGAGCGGGAGCATCGTGTCGCGCTCGGCGACCAGGAAGAACGTCGGCACCTCGCGATCCCAATCGAGGTCCAGGGCGTCGCGAAACGGGTTCGTCCGGAATGCGTTCGCCCCGCCGGCCGGCGCGAGCGGCAGCGCGGCGCGGATGCGGCGATCCCGGCCCACCGCGGCGAGGGTCGTCCAGCCACCGAAGCTGTGCCCCGACATCGCGATGCGATCGGCGTCGACGAGGGCAGCGACGTCGCCCGCCGTCCCGTCGAGGACGCGATCCAAGAGGAAGCCGACGTCGCGCGGTCGCGCGTCCATGAAGGTGGCGAGCAGGCCCTTCGGCTGAGATCCGTCGCCTTTGCGGACGGTGCGGCGCAGCTCCAGGATGTCGAGCGTCGTGTTGCCCGTATGGTCGACGGCCGCGACCACGTAGCCATGGCTCGCGAGATGGGTGCAGAGGAACGTCGACTGGCGGCGGTGCGCGCCGAAGCCGTGCGAGAACCCGACCAGTGGAAAGCGATCGCGACGCGGGGTCGCATCGCGCACGGCATCCTGCGTGAGGGCCGGCAAGCCGGGGTAGAGCTCGTAGCGATCCTTCGTGTCGTCGGCGAGGTCGGCGCCGGCGTGCGCGTCGTCGGCGGGGTACCAGACTTCGATGGGGAGTGGGCGGTCGCGCTCCGCATCGACCAGGCCCGCGCTGCGGACCCCCACCGCAAAGGGCCCGCGCCGGAACGGATCGTAGGACATGGGAGCAGTTGGCGGGCCGGGCGGCACGGAGTCAAGCATCTTGACGGTTGCCACCGAAGGGGCAGAACATGGCTCATGACGTCGACCGGCATGACGGCTTGTCCGGATTGCGGCGTCGCGAACGCCGCGGACCACAACTACTGCAAGCACTGCGGGCGGCCGATCAAGGTCGCGGCCGGCGAGCAGGACCTGGCGACGAATCCCGCCGAACGGATCCGGGATCACTACGTGAAGCTGGTCGAGGCGTACCCCGACAACTCGACTGCACACTTCAACCTCGGCGCCGCGTACTACCATCTGGGACAGGTCGGGAACGCCGTCCGCGCGTTTTCGCGCGCGGTGCAGCTCGACGACACCATGCCGGCGGCGCACTTCCAGCTCGCGCTCTGCCACTACCGACGCGGCGCCATGGCCGACTGCGTCGCGTCGTCGCGCCGGGCGATCCAGCTGAATCCCTTTTCGGCCCCCGCGCACTTCCGTCTCGCGATCGCACTCTTCCACCTGGGCAGGCTCGACGAGGCCGCACAGGCCTTCGAGGCGACGCTCGCCGCCGACGCCGAGTACGTGATCGCGTGGTACCACCTCGGCATCATCCGCGAGCGCCAGGACGAGTACGGCCCGGCGATCGAGTGCTTCGAGAAGGTGGTGGAGGCGAACCCGGACGACGCGTCGGCCCATTACCACCTGGGGCTCAACTACGAGCGCCAGGGGCTGGACTCGCTCGCGATGGGCGCCCTCACGCGCGCGCTCCAGCTCGATCCCTCCGACGAGGCCGCGGCCGCCGCGCTCCAGGAGCTGCAGAGGTAGTTCAGTTGTCCGCGGCGGACCGCTAGGCTCGTCGCGGTGGGCGACGTTCCCGAGATCGGCGGATCGTGCGATGCGCGGTTTGCCGCCGTGCGCACCGCGTTCGAGGAGAGCTTCCGCGCGCGGGGCGAGGTCGGCGCCGCGGTCGCCGTCACGATCGACGGCCGACCCGTCGTCGACCTGTGGGGAGGATGGGCGGACCTCGCGCGCACGCGGCCGTGGCGCCGCGACACCATCGTCGACGTGTTCTCGGCCGGGAAGGGGATGGCGACGCTCGCGCTGCTGCTCCTGGTGGACGCCGGAGTCGTCGATCTCGATGCGCCGGTCGCGCGTTACTGGCCCGAGCTCGCGGCGGAGGGCAAGGGCGGGATCACGGTGCGCACGGTGCTAGCCCATCGCGCCGGCCTGCCGGCGATCCATCGCGAGCTGCCGCCGCTCGCGATGTACGACTGGCCGCTCATGACCTCGGCGCTGGCGGCGGACGGGCCGTGGTGGGAGCCCGGATCGCGGCACGGCTATCACGTGAACACGTTCGGGTTCCTCGTCGGCGAGATCGTGCGCCGCGCGAGCGGGGAAAGGTTCGGCGCATTCTTTCGGGACCGCGTCGCCGGGCCGCTGGGAGCGGATTTCCACTTCGGCATCGGCCCCGAGCACGACGAGCGCATCGCCGATCACCTCCTGCCCGACGACGATCGCGGGCTCGCCGACTTCCTGGTCGCCGCCGACCCGCCCGAGGCCGGGGCCGATCCGCAGCGGCGGCTCCTCCTCGAGCGCGTGTACGTGAATCCCTCCGGCATCTCGGGCTTCGGCACCGTCAACACGCGGGCGTGGCGCGCCGCCGAGATGCCGTCGACCAACGGGCACGGCAACGCGCGCGCCGTCGCCCGCATCTACGCCCCGCTCGCCTGCGGGGGCGCGGTGGACGGCGTGAGGCTCCTGCGGAGCACCACGATCGACGAAGCGATCGCCGAGGCCTCCGCCGGCATCGACGCCGTCGTCGGCCGGCCGTCGCGCTTCGGGCTCGGGTTCCAGCTGTCGCAGCCGTCGCGGCCGTTCGGGACGAACCCGCGGAGCTTCGGTCACTTCGGCACCGGCGGATCGCTCGGCTTCGCCGACCCGGACGCGCGGCTCGCGTTCGGCTACACGATGAACCTGCCGGGGCCGCGCTGGAAGAATCCGCGCACCGAGGCGCTCGTCGACGCGGTGTACGCCTCGCTCTGAGGACGCTACTCGAACTTGCCGTGACGTCCGGCGCCCTTGGCGAAACGGGTGGCGCCGGCGAGCGTCTCGCCGGACTTGACGACCTCGACCCCGCAGCGGGTCTCCGAGAGGAGGGCGTCGGGGATCGGGAGGTTCCACTGCGTGTAGGATGAGAGCCGGTCGGCTCGCATGCACTTCTGCGGAAACTTCGCGAGGTCCTTCGCGAGCGCGACCGCCGCGGCGAGCGCCGTGCCCTTCGGGACAAGACGGTTCGCGAGCCCCATCCGCAGCGCCTCCTCGCCCGAGACGGGGCGGCCGGTGAGGATCATGTCGAGCGCGTGGCTGTGGCCGATGAGGCGCGGCAGGCGGATCGTGCCGCCGTCGATCAGCGGAACGCCCCATCGCCGGCAGAAGACGCCGAAGACCGCGTCCTCCGCGGCGACGCGGAGATCGCACCACAGGGCCAGCTCCAGCCCGCCGGCGACCGCGTGCCCTTCGACCGCGGCGATGGTCGGCTTCGAGAGGAGCATGCGCGACGGACCCATCGGGCCGTCGCCCTCTTCGACCACCCGGTTGCCACGACCATCGGAGACGCCCTTCAGATCCGCGCCGGCGCAGAAGGCGCCCTTGCTCCCCGTCAGCACGGCGACGGCGAGCGCGTCGTCGCGATCGAAGCGCCGGAAGGCGTCGGCGAGCTCCGCCGCCGTCGGGCCATCGACGGCGTTGCGTACCTCCGGTCGATCGATGGTGACGACGGCAACCGGGCCGTCCACTTCGAACCGTACGTTCGCCATGCGCCTCCTCTATGCGATCAGGCGTCTTGTGGCACGCAGCAGCGCTCCTGGGCGAGGAAGGCCCGCAGCTCCGCGTCGGCGGCCGTCTGGGCCGGAACGTCTTCGAGGAGCGTGTACATCTCCCACGGCACGCCATTCGCGTCGCGGACCCAGAACTTGTCCGCCTTGGCGTAGCAGCAGGTGGCGTTCTCCTGGCGGAAGATCTCGAGCCCCTCGTTCTTCGTCCGGATGCTCTCGCTCGCGACGTCGCCGGTGCCGGGATAGCGGATGCCCAGGTGGGAGAGCTTGCCCGGCTCCCCGCCGCGGTTGAGGGAGAGGATCACCGGCGGATCGGCGATCTCGAACTTGGCGTAGTCGTGTCGCACCTTCGCGGGCTCGATGCCGAGGATCTTCCTGTAGCGACCGACGGCGGCGTCGATGTCGTCGACGTAGAGGGCGACGTGGAACGTGTTCTGGGCCATGGGGTTCTCCTTCTTTGGTTCGGCTAGCAGCAGGCCTTGCCGCTGCAGCAGGTGGCGACGAAGGTTCGCAGGCGGTCGACGAAGCGCCGGCACTTCGTGGCGTCGACGCGATAGACGCGCTCGCGACCGTCGCGCTCCTGGACGAGGATGCCGGCGTGGAGCAGCACCTTCAGGTGGTGCGAGACCGCCGGCCTCGAGAGATGGAAGCGCTCGGCGAGCTCGCCGACATTCAGGCGCTTGCGGGAGAGGAGCAGCAGGATCTGCTGGCGCGCCGGATCACCGAGGGCGGTGAGGAAGCGCCCGAGCTCGCGGAGCTCTTCGGCCGGTGATTCGGTGGAGGCCATCGCGTCCATACGTTTAAATACTTAAACCAATCGACTTGTCGAGTCAAAGGGGGGGTATGAGGCAGGCCTCACCGGGAGGTAGGCGATGGCGACCGACAAGCCGTGTGTGCTCTTTCTCTGCACCCACAACTCGGCGCGGAGCCAGATGGGGGAGGCGTTGCTCCGCCACCTGGCAGGGGACCGTTACCGCGCGTGCAGCGCCGGCACCGAACCGAGCACGGTGCACCCGCTGACCCTGAGGGTCCTCGAGGAAGCTGGAATCGCCACCGAGGGGCTTCGGTCGAAGAGCGTCGATAGCATCCTCGGAAAGGCGAGCATCCGCACTGCGATCATGGTGTGCGCGCAGGCTGCCGAGTCCTGCCCACGCATTTATCCCGTCGCGCGCGAAGTCCTTCATTGGGAGCTCGACGATCCGAGCCGCGTGCGAGGGTCGGAAGAGCTGCGACTCGCGGCCTTCCGGCGCACGCGCGACGAGATCGCCGGCCGACTGCGCGACTGGCTACACCTCTCCAAGGAAGCGCGCCCTGGACGGCCCCGGCGACCGTGACGACAGGGTTCATATGCGCGCCGGAGACGTCGGCGAAGGTGAGAATCAGCGCCACCAGCGCGGCGCCGGTCGCCAGCGTGTTTGCGAGAAGGGCGACGGCGACGTTACCACCCGCGAGCCGTTCGCCCATGATGCCCGATCCGACGACGGCGGCGACCAGCAGCGCGGTTGCGATGGTTTCGGCGACACCTCGACGGAGCACGTCGGCGCGATGTGACACTAGGCGACTGCTCCCGAAGGCGGCGGGTCGTCGGGCGGCGCGGCGCCGTGCCTCGCCGCCGCGGCCGCGGCGACGAAGAGACCGGCGATGAGCCCGAACGCCACCAGCCCGCCCGTCGTCAGCCAGCCGAGGGGATCGGCGGGCCGGACGAGCCCTGCGAGCGCGTCGAGGTAGGGCGTCCCCTTGACCCACGGCAGCGTCGCGAGGACGGCGGCGCCCGTTGCGGCGGCTGCAAACGCTCCCGCGACCCCGCGCGCGGCCAGTGCGAGCGGGCCCAGCGGCTCGCCACGCGCCGGCGGCTCGATCGTGAACTCCGGCTCCTTCGTACCGGGCGGCACGAAGCGGGCGAGGAACACGAGGCCCGGGATGCCGCAGGCGATCGTCAGGAGGTAGAACGACGACCAGCCCATGGCGTCGACGAGAAAGCCGCTCACGGGGCCCGAGACGATGCGCGGCAGGCCGAACAGGCTCGAGAAGAGCGCGAACTGCGTCGCCGAGAACCGTCGCTGCGTGAGGCGCAGGAGCAGCACCGAGAAGGCGCCCGTTCCCATGCCGGAGAGGAGCTGCTCGAAGCCGATGGCGCCGTACATGAGCGGGCGATTCACGGGGCTCTGCGCGACGACCCAGTAGCCCAGGTTGGCGACGCTCTGCAGGACGCCGAACACCCAGAGCGCGTGCCCGAGCCCGAGCCGGTTCGTCGCCGCGCCGCCGAAGAACGTTCCGCCGAGCGTGGCGGCGAGCCCGACCGTTCCGAGCGCGACGCCGCGGTCGTCGCCGCTGTAGCCCATGTCGACCAGGAACGGGCGCGTGAGCGCCTGCGCCAGGTTGTCGGCGAGCTTGTAGAACATGACGAAGGCGAGGATCTCGAGCGCGCGGTGGCGCGACAGGAAGCCCAGGAAGGGGAGCCAGATCGCCTCGCGCAGCGTGCGCGGCGGCGCCGGCTGTCGCTCGGGCTCGGGCGCGAGCCACGTCACGACCAGCATCGGCAGGTAGAGGCCCGCGAGGATCATGTTCACGACCGGCCATCCGAGGTGCGTCGCGAGCGTGATGCTGAGCCCACCGGCGACGAACATGGCCGCGCGATAGAGCGCCGTCCGCGCGCCCACGGCGACGCCCTGCTCGTCGGGACGCAGCACCTCCACCGCGTACGCGTCGACGGCGATGTCCTGCGACGCCGATGCGAACGCGATCGCCAGGACGAGGGCACCGACGACCCACGGCGTGTCGGGGTGCTGGCCCAGCCCCGCCAGCCCGAACGTGAGGCAGAGCAGGACGACCTGCCAGATCGCCGCCCAGCCGCGCCGCCGGCCGAGAAACGGCGGCACGTAGCGATCCATCAGCGGCGACCAGAGCATCTTGAAGCTCCACGGCGCCTGCGCGAGCGTCAGGAGGCCGACGACGCGGATGTCGACGCCGATCGAGCGCATCCAGTCGGGGATCGCGAGCCACACGAGCCCCAGCGGCAGACCCGACGAGAACGACAGCAGCGAAACGGACGCCGTGCGCCACGACGTCATCGCCGCCACGAACCCCTGTCGCCGCTCCTCCACCCCGCAAGGACGCTAGCAGGCGCGGGGCCCGCGGGCGAGCGCGCTACTCGTAGAGCTCGATCTCGTGCATGCCCCACACCGGCCACGTCGGCCACAGATCGAGGTCGTCGCCCGCGTCCGAGGTGGTGGGGCGCACGAGGCGGACGTGGGAGGCGGGCGCCACTTCCTGCGGGTCGAGGAGGATCTCCATGCGCAGATCGTCGGGGCGGTGCTGGATGTCGCGCAGCGGTGGCAGCGCGAAGCGCTCGGCCCGCACGGTCGTCCACGCGGCGCCGTCGGTCGAGACCTGGACCTCGTATTCCCGGAGATACTCGCCGAAATGCGATCCGAGGCGCAGCACGATGCGCGACGGCCGGTGCTCCGCCGGAAGGTTGACCACGAGCCAGCCCGGCGCGCTCTTCGTCACCGCCTGCACCCAGTGCGTGCCAGCGTCGCCATCGATCACGCTGGACGCGTCGCTGCCGTCCGACGTCGCGGTCGTCGCGCCCGCGAGCGGCACGGGGCGGTCGGTTGGACGCGGCGGCGCCGGAGGGACGGCCACGATCGCGAGGACGCAGGACGAATCGTCCTGGTACACGCGTCGCAGCGCCGGCGGGAGCTGCGCCGGCGGTAGGGTGCAGAGGCTCTTGTGCGCGGGCAGTGCGTCGGCCGTGTGGACGACCACCGTCTCGACGTCGATCGCGTCGAGCGTGCGCAGGCTCTCGTCGCTCGGGAACGTGAATGCGAGCCGGCGATTGAAGCGCGCCGTCGGCGCGAAGCCCGAGTAGCCGTTCACGAGGCGCTTCCAGTGGTACGCGGAGAGCACCATCGCGCGCGCGTCGACGCTGGGGATGCCCAGCGGCAGATCGAGGACGGCGCGATCGGCGGGCTGCGCGGCGAGCCACCGGTAGACCGCGGGTGCCTCGCCCCGCCACGGCACGGGGATCGCGTGGGGCGGGGTGCGCCACGACTCGTGCAGCACGATCGCGGCGAGGACGGCACAGACGACGCCCCGCCCGAGCCGCCCGGGCGCAAGGCGCACGAGCCAGTCGGCGCCGAGCCCGGCCAGCACGGCGAGCCCGAGGAGCGCGACGCTCGTGGCGCGCGCGGGGGCGCGCAGCGCGCTCCATCCCGGAACCACCTGCGCGAGGAGCGCCCATGGTCCCGGCACGCCCGCGGCCCAGGGCGAATACAGGCACATGCGCGGTCCCAGGGCGAGGAAGATCCCCGTGAGCGCGACGGCCAGATAGAGGAGCGGCGTGCGCCGTTCGCCTCCGGCCGTCCGCGCGCCTCCGGCGAGTCCCGCGATCCCGAGCACGATCGCCCCGAGCCCGAACATCGTCCGCGCCTCGTACGGCGATGCGAGCGGTTGCAGGATGCCGCCGAAGAACACGATCGCGGGCAGGGCGAGGAAGCGCGCCTGGTTGGTGATGCGCGTGAGGGAGTAGACCTCGCGCGCGTGCAGGTAGGGGAGCATGAGCGCGCCCACGCACGACGCGGCGAGCGCGATCGCGATCCAAGCCGCGCGCCGCGCGCCGGGGGCGGCGGGGCAGCGAAGCGCCCAGTGGAGCACCAGGAACACGCCCAGGGCCGCGCCGAAGAAGTAGAGGTAGTAGACGCACGAGAGCGCTTCCAGCGCGAGGCAGACGCCGAGCGCGACGGCCGCGCGTCGCCGCCCGGTGGAGAGCAGTCGATGGAGCGCCAGCAGCGTGAACGGCATCCACTGCGCCGACAGCACCTGCACGTGCATGAGCGACGACAGGCGGAACGGTGTGAACACGAAGAGGGCGCCGCCGAGCGCGGCCGGAAGGAGCGAGGCGCCGAGCTCGCGCAAGAGGAGGGCCGTGCCGACGCCGCCCAGCACGAACGTCGCCAGCAGGAGGACGTTGTGGTCGAGGACGGGATTGCCGAACGCGACGTCGACCGGCAGCACGAGCAGCGCGCTCGCGATCAGGTGCTCGGAGAACGCGAGCGTCCAGGGCAGCGGCTGGAAGATGTTCGCGTCGAACAGCCCGAGTGGATTCGTCCGCAGCGCGTGCCCCGTCCAGGCGATCATCCAGGTCGTGAGCTGGATGTCGGCCTGCTGCAGGATGTTCGGCGCAGCGACGGGCTGGAGGTACGCCCGTCCCGGCATGGTGACGATCGGCCACGTCCAGGCGATGGTCGCGGCCGCGAACAGCGCGGCCAGGAGGACGATCTCGCCGCGCCGCGATCTCATCGCGTGCGCAGGCGAGCGCGCAGCAGATCTTTGCGTACCTTGCCGGTGGCGTTGCGGGGCAGCTCCGCCATGAGTTCGATCTGCTCGGGGATCTTCTGCACCATGACACCGCGCGCCTTCATGAAGTCGCGCACCTCGGCGAGCGAGAGGCCGTCCGCGCCGGGCCGCAGCACGACGCACGCGCACACGCGCTCGCCGCTGTGCGGATCGGGCGCGCCGACGACGGCCACCTCGACGACCTTCGGGTGCGTCGCGAGGTCGTCCTCGATGCTCTTCGCGGAGAGGTTCTCGCCCTTGCGGATGATGATGTCCTTGCGCCGGCCGGTGATGCGCACGAAGCCCTCGGCGTCCATGACGCCGAGGTCGCCGGAGCGGATGAAGCCGTCGGCGGTGAAGACGTCGTTCAGCGCCGGGTCGAGGTAGCCGACGCAGAGTTGCGGGCCATAGAGCTCGAGCTCGCCCTCGACGCCCGGCGCGACCGGCGATCCGTCCTCGGCGACGATGCGGACCGTGCCGCCGGGCAGCGCGCGGCCGTCGGTCTCGAAGAGCTTCTCCTCGGGGTCGTCGGGGCGCCCCGACGTCGTCATCGGGCACTCGGTCATGCCGTACGAGCGGTAGACGAGCGCCCCGAACCGCTCCTTCACCGTGCGGATGAGCTCGGGCGACACGTCGGCCGCGCCGGAGCCCGACGTGCGCACCGAGCGCATCCGCTCGGGCGAGAAGTTCGGCGCCGCCATGATCGCCTGCAGGATCGCGGGCGGGCCGCCGGCGCCGGTCACCTGCCAGCGCTCGATGAGATCGACGGCGAGCGCGGGGTCGAAGGCATCCATGAAGACCGTGCTCGAGCCGTTGCGGAGCTGGAGGAGTACGAACATGGTCACGCCGCCGATGTGCATGAGCGGGAACTGGATGATGCTCCGCTCCTCGGCGCGTGCGCCGAAGACCGCGCGGTGGCCCGCCAGCATGCCGCCGAGCGTCGACGGCGTGTGCAGGACGCCCTTCGGGTCGGCGGTCGTGCCCGAGGTGTAGAAGATCGCCGACACGTCGTGCGGGCCGAGAGGCGAGGGGGCGAGCGCCTGCGCGGGCGTCTCCTCGAGCGGCTCCAGCGCGCGTTGGCCGGGGAGGGGCTCGGCGCGCACGGTGACGACGTGCTCCAGGTCGGGCGCGGTCTGCTGCACGGTGCGCGCGAGCTCGCGATGGTCGACGCCGCGCACGACGCCCGGCACGACCAGGACGCGCGAGCGCGCCTGGCGGCACGCGAACCCGACCTCCTGCTCGCGGTAGATCGTGATGATCGGGTTCTGGACCGCGCCGACGCGGTCGATGGCGCAGACGAGCGCCGCGGCCTCGATCCAGTTGGGGAGCTGGTAGGAGACGACGTCGCCCGCCCGGACACCGAGCCGCCGGAGCGCGACCGCCATGCGATCGGCACGCGCCTTCAAGTCACCGAAGGAGTAGGTGCGATCGCCGTCCCGCGATCCCGCGATGAGGTACACGCGGTCGGCGGCGTCGCGCGCGCGCGCGTCGAGGAGCGCCGAGAACGTCTCCCCCGTCCACTCCCCGCTCGCCTCGTGCCGGGCCCGGCGGTCGTCGGGAGGGCGGGTCGGGCGCATGCGCCGTCGCTATCGCATCGACGCGACGACTTCCACGGAGGGAGGGTCGGGCCGGGCGCTTACGAGGCGCCCGGCCCGAGTCGGAACGGCTGGGACTCGCCTACATCCCAACCGTCCTTGCGTTCGACGTAGCCCTGGTCGACCGGATCGCGCGGGAGGCAGCCCGCGCGCGTGTGCACGAGGTCGGTCATGTCCGCGACCGGGAGCGTCGTCACCGGCGGCGCCGGGAGCGGCGCCGTGGCGTCGCCCTGGTCGCCGTCGGCGGCGATGCCGTCGTAGCGGTTGCCGGCCGTGAAGACCGAGCCGGATTGGTTGAGGCGCAGCGCCGAGCCGGTCTTGCCGCCCATCTGCCGCGCGTACGGCGAGAGCAGGAACAGCGAGCTCACGACGTTGCCGGATGCGTCGTGCTCGAAGCGCGTGCCCCACAGCGTCCAGTCCTCGACGATCACGTTGCGGATGTCGGCGAAGACCGACTGCGAGACGAGCGGCCCGCGCACCCACTGCTTCTGCACCCACGTGTGATGGATCGAGACGTTCGTCGTGTCGCCGTACTTCATGAAGATCGAGCGCGTGTTGCCGGCGAGGAACGACCACTGGATGGTCACGTCGTGCGCGCCGTAGCCGACCGAGATGCCGTCGTCACCGGCGCCGGTCGACGAGACGTGGCTGAAGACGACGTTGTACGCGCCGCTGCCCTGCGCGCGCAGGTTGTCGCCGCCGTTGCGGAGCCGGATGTTCTTCACGATCACGTCGTGGCCGCGGACGTCGATCATGCCCGGCGTGCGTGCGAAGTCCTCGCCGTAGAGCGTGACCCCGTTGCCGTCGATCGTGACGAAGTCGCCGGTGAGACGCGGCAGCGGCTTGTGGATGGCGATCGGTCCCGGCACCTCGAAGCGGACGATCGCGTTGCCGTCGCGCGCCTTGCTGAAGGCGTCACGCACGGCGTCTTCGGTCGCCTCGGTCACCCGGATCACGTCGCCGCCGGCGCCGCCCGGCGTGCTCGAGCCGAAGCCCTGGAACGCGTCGGCGTCGTTGTCGGACGGCCCGCCGGGTGCGTCGGGTAGGCCGTCGCCGTCGACCGTGATCGTGACGCTCGCGTCGGCCTGCTGGAGGCCGTCGCTCACGGTCACGCGGGCGACGAACGTCCCGCGCCGAGTGTAGACGTGCTCCGCGACGGCGCCGCCGGGCGCCATCTCGGCGGCCGCCGCGCTCGCGAACATGGACGTCGGCGCGGGGATCGTGCACCCCGCCTTCGTCAGCTTCGAGCTGGCGCGGGCGATGTTGCCGTTCGTGCCGTTCAGCTTCGGGAGCTCCGGAAACCCGCCGGCCTCCGCCTGCGTCTTCGACTCGACC
This region of Candidatus Eisenbacteria bacterium genomic DNA includes:
- a CDS encoding AMP-binding protein; protein product: MRPTRPPDDRRARHEASGEWTGETFSALLDARARDAADRVYLIAGSRDGDRTYSFGDLKARADRMAVALRRLGVRAGDVVSYQLPNWIEAAALVCAIDRVGAVQNPIITIYREQEVGFACRQARSRVLVVPGVVRGVDHRELARTVQQTAPDLEHVVTVRAEPLPGQRALEPLEETPAQALAPSPLGPHDVSAIFYTSGTTADPKGVLHTPSTLGGMLAGHRAVFGARAEERSIIQFPLMHIGGVTMFVLLQLRNGSSTVFMDAFDPALAVDLIERWQVTGAGGPPAILQAIMAAPNFSPERMRSVRTSGSGAADVSPELIRTVKERFGALVYRSYGMTECPMTTSGRPDDPEEKLFETDGRALPGGTVRIVAEDGSPVAPGVEGELELYGPQLCVGYLDPALNDVFTADGFIRSGDLGVMDAEGFVRITGRRKDIIIRKGENLSAKSIEDDLATHPKVVEVAVVGAPDPHSGERVCACVVLRPGADGLSLAEVRDFMKARGVMVQKIPEQIELMAELPRNATGKVRKDLLRARLRTR